In one Siniperca chuatsi isolate FFG_IHB_CAS linkage group LG14, ASM2008510v1, whole genome shotgun sequence genomic region, the following are encoded:
- the LOC122888876 gene encoding LIM domain kinase 1-like gives MSRRDQRFRRGMKGRCCECGCILSHWYYEREGQLYCKKHYWARYGEHCHGCKETIATGLIMVAGEQKYHPECFTCMSCEMFIGDGDTYTLVERTKLYCGHCFCQGLVSTVRSASPITKSPHMVALVSLPPHAGGRRGLTVAIDLSQEKSALVTVTGLDSAALSPDLLSSVHTGDRVLEVNGIPVSNISPDEINCVIQDTSRPLQLTIEHNPQSADNLLPTNNPQDDISCPDPRVCDKLASTHKLPSLEEEPNPGEETDEPIRMSLSPPPHQGIMGMRSRHILRSCSIDKCRLSPGALSLLSQRRDMVRSESLRVDPGDRTHRIFRPSDLIHGEVLGKGFFGQAVKVTHQETGEVMVMKELIRFDEETQKTFLKEVKVMRCLDHPNVLKFIGLFYKEKRINFVSEYIQGGTLRETIIKMDKDFPWSIRVGYAKDIAAGMAYLHSMNVIHRDLNTHNCLVRENQSVVVADFGLARLVMEERNQGRTSSLEQPEKGTLSELRRPDRRKRYTVVGNPYWMAPEMIHGKSYDERVDIFSFGIMICEIIGRVSADPDYLPRSNDFGLNVAGFLQQYHPPQCPSALLPLAVLCCDMDAEKRPSFSKLEEWLENLLMHLDIGLPLLSELEQLSRAFWQNHNNQNHSHNQDKTLDSHEQTHCSQPQRQSPKPKRSPDNAKKHIEPNHLTQSQDHYSTPDSHSDGEQHTHDNNDMSTEHDHSCLSRECNDHSQDKSQMCCRSTSADSGKNGSETYGHNNLSGQPKAQHEPSQQLQINNSLLGRSNRPRRSCRAMWDRSTEDSSFL, from the exons ATGTCACGAAGGGACCAGAGGTTTCGGAGAGGAATGAAAGGACG GTGTTGTGAATGTGGCTGTATCCTGTCTCACTGGTACTATGAAAGAGAGGGACAGCTGTACTGTAAGAAGCACTACTGGGCCCGTTACGGAGAGCACTGCCACGGCTGCAAGGAGACCATCGCAACAGGACTCATTATG GTTGCTGGAGAGCAGAAGTACCACCCTGAATGCTTCACTTGTATGAGCTGTGAAATGTTCATTGGAGATGGGGACACCTACACGCTTGTCGAACGCACAAAACTCTACTG TGGCCACTGTTTCTGTCAGGGGTTAGTCTCAACTGTGAGGTCAGCTTCTCCAATCACCAAGAGTccccacatggtggcgctggtGTCTCTTCCTCCCCATGCAGGTGGCCGACGAGGCCTGACTGTAGCCATTGACCTCAGCCAAGAGAAAAGCGCTCTTGTCACTGTGACAGG GTTAGACTCAGCTGCCCTCAGCCCTGACCTGCTGTCGTCTGTCCACACTGGTGATCGAGTACTGGAGGTCAACGGCATCCCTGTCAGCAACATTTCCCCAGACGAA ATAAACTGTGTGATCCAGGACACAAGCAGACCACTGCAGCTGACCATTGAACACAATCCGCAGTCTGCTGACAACCTCCTTCCCACGAACAATCCCCAGGACGACATCAGCTGTCCTGACCCCCGTGTCTGCGACAAACTTGCTTCAACCCACAAACTCCCGAGTCTGGAAGAAGAGCCAAATCCAGGGGAGGAGACAGATGAACCAATCAGGATGAGCCTCTCGCCGCCTCCGCACCAAGGAATCATGGGGATGCGATCCAGACACATTCT gCGTAGCTGTAGTATAGATAAGTGTCGTCTGTCCCCTGGAGCACTGTCGCTTTTATCTCAAAGGAGAGACATGGTTCGCTCAGAGTCTCTTCGTGTGGACCCTGGAGATCGGACCCATCGCATCTTCAGACCTTCAGACCTCATCCATGGAGAAGTGCTTGGCAAGGGCTTCTTTGGACAGGCTGTCAAG GTAACACATCAGGAGACAGGGGAGGTGATGGTGATGAAAGAGTTGATAAGGTTTGATGAAGAGACACAGAAGACTTTCTTAAAGGAG GTGAAGGTGATGCGCTGTTTGGACCATCCCAATGTTCTTAAGTTCATTGGACTGTTTTATAAAGAGAAACGAATAAACTTCGTCTCCGAATACATCCAAGGAGGAACTCTCCGAGAGACCATCATAAAAATG GACAAGGATTTTCCCTGGAGTATAAGAGTGGGTTATGCCAAAGACATTGCAGCTGGAATG GCCTATCTACACTCCATGAATGTTATCCACCGAgatctaaacacacacaactgcctGGTCAGAGAG AACCAGTCTGTGGTGGTGGCAGATTTTGGACTAGCCAGGCtggtgatggaggagaggaatCAGGGCAGAACATCCTCTCTGGAACAGCCTGAGAAGGGGACACTGTCAGAGCTCCGCAGGCCTGACCGGAGGAAGCGGTACACCGTGGTCGGAAACCCCTACTGGATGGCTCCTGAGATGATCCATG GGAAAAGCTATGATGAACGGGTGGACATCTTTTCCTTTGGTATCATGATATGTGAG ATAATAGGTAGAGTGAGTGCCGACCCTGACTACCTCCCCCGGTCGAATGACTTTGGACTAAATGTAGCCGGTTTCCTGCAGCAGTACCACCCTCCACAGTGCCCCTCAGCCTTGCTGCCGCTGGCTGTCCTCTGCTGTGACATGGACGCTGAGAAACG TCCTTCCTTTTCAAAGCTGGAGGAGTGGCTGGAGAACCTGCTGATGCACCTGGACATCGGTCTGCCTCTGCTCTCTGAGTTAGAGCAGCTCAGCAGAGCCTTCTGGCAGAATCACAACAACCAAAACCACTCTCACAACCAGGACAAGACCCTTGATTCTCATGAACAAACCCACTGTTCACAGCCACAGAGACAGAGCCCCAAACCCAAGCGAAGTCCCGacaatgcaaaaaaacacataGAGCCTAATCACCTCACTCAGAGCCAAGACCATTATAGCACACCTGACAGCCATTCGGACGGAGAGCAACACACGCATGACAACAATGACATGAGTACTGAGCACGACCACTCCTGTTTGAGCAGGGAATGTAACGACCACTCACAAGATAAGAGCCAGATGTGTTGCAGGTCTACGAGCGCAGACTCAGGCAAGAATGGGTCCGAAACCTATGGACACAATAACCTCTCAGGACAACCAAAAGCCCAGCACGAGCCCTCACAACAGCTGCAGATCAACAACTCGCTGCTAGGCCGGTCTAACAGGCCCAGAAGGTCATGCAGAGCGATGTGGGACAGATCTACAGAGGACAGCTCTTTTCTCTGA